CAATTGCCAAAGTAACAGAGAAACTTGTCAAcgagcaaatttttaaatacctggaGTCTGGTGGACTCATTAACGAGCGTCAGCATAGTTTTCCAAAACACAGGTCTACTGGCGAATCCCATGCAATAGCTCTGGATATTTTAAAGGCATTCGATAGAGTCTGCCATGTAAAAACAAACCGTATTCTTTTATAGGGAAGTGCAAGTCTGTGTAATCAACTCCCAAACATTACAACTTTcagaaatttatgaaaattatccACAGACCTTCCACACTTCCGTAGCACTGGCGCTACTCGTGATACTCAAGTACCATAGGGCTACCTCTCAGGCAATTTGGAAGATTTCATCTGCTAAATTGGGTACCAATGTCTTTAGTCCAGAAATTTCAGTGGAGTGTCCTACCCTAAACTCCCAGGAAATAGTCTGGAATGAACTAAACgtgctaaatattttaaagccaTTGTCAAACGTCGTTCTCGGCTGACATATTTTCTTCGACTGCGTtgtaacaattttgatttagagTGAGATCAAAAATTGTCAAACTGTGCAGGATACATCCtcgtttatttatatttgacaatCCTGTATTTTCATGTGCTGACATATGCTTACAAAGGGATGTTGTTCACTCCTTTCGTAAAAAATGGTACCAACAAGTCCCTAGATAACACGAAACTCCCTATTATTGGCGTTTCGTTACCGCTGATTGTacatctacaaaaaaatctttctCTTAAGCGTTCTCGTAACGACAACGGATTTAATCGCGAAATTCGTGAGGGAAATCATTGACCATTTTCCTCGATTGTTCCTCAACGTGAAACAGCCTCCCGAGGGAATGAAATTTTCAAACAACGAACAGCTAATCGGTCAATTCCTTCCTGCATGGAAGGGTGGTACGTCACGAACATTAACTAGTATAAACATTTTGACAACACCGTGAATATCAGCTGTCCTCCGCCATTCTAGAATGATCGCGATGATGCATGCGGACACACTGCACGACATCTCTagagaatcttccggaaccatggtcagccgagtatataaggagcctcACTGCTGCGAGTTCAATTCAAGTCGCAAttttggcgcgatatttaactCCACATGAATAGTAATTTAAGAGTGTACGTGTAAAATAAACTAGTTGACTCGCGAAGACTTTAATTTACGGACAATTCGTTTAATAAGCAAATAACTGATAGGCTTTTAatcaagttttatttatttacctttaagTGTTTGTCTTGTTTAGACGCGATCTGccttatttgataaattttctGAGCGTGCTTCAAGCACTTCGGGCAAATCTTCCTCGATACTATGTCGGTTTCCGatatctgaaataaattaaacgtCACAGTGGTGAACAATACTCGTTCGTTCGTTAAAGGATTTTCACAAATGAAACTgctgattaaattgtttatagaAAATGTATTTGCTACAAAATCATTCGCGTATAAGTAAAGAAACTCACAAACCGGTTTCttttatatacaatataaaaaacagaTTAAAGTTCACGTAACTAGATTTAGACCTCTTTGATCTGATTTATATAACTAATATCACacattgtatgaaatatttacATCTGTAAAGAGATTCAAGGAGCGACTCTTTTTCTTCCCAACCATTTTACTGTAACTCACTGAGAGGTTTAACCCGAAACCCTAACGATGACAATGAATTACTGGCACTAAATGCAAATTCATTTGTCGACACCGGTGGTACTGACACGTTGACGCTATTAACAGTGTCCACCTTGCTGGTACCATTATTAGGAGCACATACTCCTATAAATGTAACTTGATTGTTCGTAACAGAAGGGGATGCAGAAGTAGAATTACCTAAAACTAAGTGAGGCATGCTCTCTTTGGTTTTTAGAACATATTTCTTAGGAAACGGAATAGGGCGATTCAAGGACGAACTAACTATCGGTTCCACGCTCAGGGCGTAGGTCTGCAATAAGGGAGTCGCCGAGTTAATGACAATAGGGAGAGTGGTGCTCGTAATCGGACCAGAACCTTTGGCAAAAATGCCTGTAGAGGAAGTCGTGCAaggaattaatttattaaccagAATAGGAGCGGAGGAACTTGAACTAACGACAATGCTGTTGATTACTGTTGACGCTGTCACCGGAGTATCGGAAGGAAAAATTCTTTGAGAGGCCAAAACTTTGGGATCAGACTGAAGGGATGTCTGTTTCGGTTTTGCTTTGACGTCGATTAAAGGTAAGTGGTTCCACATCGCCGACGGGTCCAAGGGTCGCTTACGATGGGGCGGTTTCTCATGGAACTTGTAAGAAGCATGAAATGCACCGTTTTCTATCTCTACAGGCACATTATAATTTGTTAACTGGTCCTTAAGTTCACCGAATTGGCACGTGCCTTCAAAATTATTggttacaattttatttgtcGGAGGAAAGTCCGTTTGGATGCATGTGTCGACCGTTAACGTAGGCGGCATCCGTTCCGTTAACAACTGTTTTAATTTCGCGTTATCCAGACCGGGTGCTAGATTGTCTAATGTGTTATCGCCTTTAATTCGTATATTGGGTTTAACGATCAACACGGTATCGCATTCCGGTACCAAAGGGACAGAAGAAGGGTGTCCGTTCTCTTGCTCCGCTAAAGTCTCTTCATCATCTGAAAGAATAATAACGTCATCAACAAACAATCCGGGAATGGCTTCGAAACTCGCAAAAGtgcttttaaactttttacgaATGTCGAGGTTGAGTTCGACCCTTTCCAGTGACACTATAGGGCCCGGACTGTTGATGATTCTTTTTACCTTACATCCGTTTTCTTGATGTCTTATCTTGGCCTCCacggttttaaattttttcttacaaaactGGCACAACGTGTGCACCCTATTTATGTGCCTTTTCCGTTCGAACGTGTTATTATGCACACTTCCGCAATGCTCACATACGCAAACCTCTTGAGTTTTAAGGGTTTTTACGGTGGGGGTTAAATCGAAATTTTGAAGGAATTCCACGCTTCGCACCATAGAACTGGTCGCGTCCGCAGGGGGAGATGTAGTAGGCAATCTGAGATTAACTGGCGTTAGGTTATTAATTCCGTTGCTGCTGGTAGTACTGCTTGTGGTAGGAAGAGACGATTTGTTTATGCAGAAATAAGTCTCGACAGAGCGATTGTCGCATTGCATCTTGCTGATTCTTAAAGGCGAAACCGTTTTCTCTACTGAAGGTTGGGCCTTTGAATTTGACGGTCCAGTCGTATCCAGCTTCCGTTTTCTTAGGTATTGTTCCGCTTCATCTTTGACTAAAGAAACCACAGGATCCATATGTTGCCCTATGCATGCTTTAGGGATCTTTAGACAAGGATTATTCCTGTATATATTAGTTATGGATGGATGTAAAACTTCGGGCTCAATTTTTATTGCTATCGGTTTCGGAACTATCACTTTAGCATGTTTAGTTTTTGCCAAAACTTTTTCCGTTAAAATCTCATTCAAACGGCcctaaaatataacatttttccaGAGAGTGCGATTAAACTTTTGGAGTAAGGTTACCTTTAGGTGCCGATCCTGCTTTTGGGCATCACCTCGAAACTGAGACATTTTCAGTGTAATGTTCATGCACCGCTGGCAAATTTTAACGGAAACcagatcattttgtaaaatctgAAAATGAAAGGGTGCatattaattaatcattatggTACCACTAAGTTACAATACTTAACTGATACACACTGAGACACAACACTATCATCACTGTGACACTAGCTCGCGTTCGTCCAACTCTTTTTTGGTGGTTTAAATATCTTCAAAAGATTTCTTctaataacaaaacaaatactCTCTCAGTGTGTATCGCAAGTTATGCAACATTATAAATCGGGTACATTTTAAGCATATAGgattctaataataaatttattagaagaaacctttgaaaatattattaaatattgaagaaaataatgAGTTGTATGGACAAGCAACCATACAGCCGGAAATGATTATTTAGGATGTGAAGTAGTAGTAGTACATCTTCACAAGTAGAAATAATAGAAGTCATAGCTACATCAGCTATATACACACTATGAGATAAAAGTAAAGCAActcttatgaaaatataaaatatttattaacaaaaaataaaataagcgtGAGCGAATATTAAGCACAACAAACAAAAtccagtgaaaacatcttgtcgaacttgcattgtcttatatatttatttaatgtaacacgacgtttcggttgttaaGTATCttcaaccgttatcaagtgtaaatgGAAtggggtgatggaacttttggagatctgtcttcgtaattcttactttcaggtcaaggatagattctacgcccaagacgaaggacttccgatgggttcatctctttccccagtaatagcaaacatcttcatggaatggttcgaggaacatgcacTAGATGCCTTccattgcaaacccaagctctggcttcaATATGTGGActacaccttcatcatctgggacaaagaggaaatagcacttcaggagtttctgcttcagaccaacaatcaagttcacgatggagacagagaaggactcagctctacctttcctagatgtcctcgttaaaaaggtcggtggagtcagtttatagaaaaccaacacacacgggccagtatcttcactatgagtccaatA
The sequence above is a segment of the Anthonomus grandis grandis chromosome 12, icAntGran1.3, whole genome shotgun sequence genome. Coding sequences within it:
- the LOC126743026 gene encoding uncharacterized protein LOC126743026 isoform X2, with translation MNVAEVTEVCRLCPTKAIDPNQKLINIFDYTVTEKYNLKDVIFMTTGVEILQNDLVSVKICQRCMNITLKMSQFRGDAQKQDRHLKGRLNEILTEKVLAKTKHAKVIVPKPIAIKIEPEVLHPSITNIYRNNPCLKIPKACIGQHMDPVVSLVKDEAEQYLRKRKLDTTGPSNSKAQPSVEKTVSPLRISKMQCDNRSVETYFCINKSSLPTTSSTTSSNGINNLTPVNLRLPTTSPPADATSSMVRSVEFLQNFDLTPTVKTLKTQEVCVCEHCGSVHNNTFERKRHINRVHTLCQFCKKKFKTVEAKIRHQENGCKVKRIINSPGPIVSLERVELNLDIRKKFKSTFASFEAIPGLFVDDVIILSDDEETLAEQENGHPSSVPLVPECDTVLIVKPNIRIKGDNTLDNLAPGLDNAKLKQLLTERMPPTLTVDTCIQTDFPPTNKIVTNNFEGTCQFGELKDQLTNYNVPVEIENGAFHASYKFHEKPPHRKRPLDPSAMWNHLPLIDVKAKPKQTSLQSDPKVLASQRIFPSDTPVTASTVINSIVVSSSSSAPILVNKLIPCTTSSTGIFAKGSGPITSTTLPIVINSATPLLQTYALSVEPIVSSSLNRPIPFPKKYVLKTKESMPHLVLGNSTSASPSVTNNQVTFIGVCAPNNGTSKVDTVNSVNVSVPPVSTNEFAFSASNSLSSLGFRVKPLSELQ